A single genomic interval of Camelina sativa cultivar DH55 chromosome 11, Cs, whole genome shotgun sequence harbors:
- the LOC104728171 gene encoding RNA-binding protein FUS-like gives MRPPGSAPLPEAHKVDLTWQRKTLKNPKEPKETKEPNYVHRDKCGRGHGRSGHGGPGRGTYQGHNFGGQGRGNRFGFGQGRGSAPLPEAHKVDLTWQRKTLKNPKEPKETKEPNYVHRDKCGRGHGRSGHGGPGRGTYQGHNFGGQGRGNRFGFGQGRGRGRGQFKP, from the exons ATGAGACCTCCAGGTTCTGCCCCATTACCGGAAGCCCACAAAGTCGATTTGACATGgcaaagaaaaaccctaaagaaccctaaagagccaaaagagactaaagagcCTAACTATGTCCATAGGGACAAGTGTGGCCGTGGCCATGGGAGAAGTGGACatggtggtcctggtcgtgggacCTATCAAGGACACAATTTTGGTGGTCAAGGTCGTGGAAACCGATTCGGCTTCGGCCAGGGTCGGG GTTCTGCCCCATTACCGGAAGCCCACAAAGTCGATTTGACATGgcaaagaaaaaccctaaagaaccctaaagagccaaaagagactaaagagcCTAACTATGTCCATAGGGACAAGTGTGGCCGTGGCCATGGGAGAAGTGGACatggtggtcctggtcgtgggacCTATCAAGGACACAATTTTGGTGGTCAAGGTCGTGGAAACCGATTCGGCTTCGGCCAGGGTCGGGGTAGAGGCCGCGGGCAATTTAAACCGTAa